Below is a window of Methylosinus sp. PW1 DNA.
CTCGATCTCGGATGCGGCACCGGCCTCGCGGCGCCCATCCTCGCCGGCTTCGGCGGGGAGATCGTCGGCGTCGACCTCTCCCCGCGCATGCTGGAAAAAGCGCGCGAGCGCGGGCTCTATGCGCGGCTCGTGGAGCAGGACGCGCAGGCGTTCCTCGCCGGCTGCGACGAGCGCTTCGACCTCGTGGTCGCGCTGGATATGCTGATCTATCTCGGCGATCTCTCGGCGCTGTTCGACGGCGCCGCGGCGCGTCTCGCGCCGGGCGGGGTCTTCGCATTCAGCTTCGAGACCGGCGCCGGCGCGGATTACACGCTCGATCCCGCCGGCCGCTTCGCGCATGATCCCGCCTATATAGAGGCGCTCTCGCAAAAGGACTTCGTCCCGCTCGTCTCGCGGGCGACGACGATCCGCATAGAGGCCAACCGGCCGGTCGACGGCCGGCTGGTCCTGCTGCGGAAGCGTTGAGACTATAGCTCGTCCTGCGCCGCCTTCGCCTGCTTCAGCAGCGCGTCGGCGGCGATGATCTTGTCTTTCTCGGGATCATGGGCGATCGCGTCGAAATCCTTGGCGAGCGCGGCGCTGAAGGCCAAAGCCGCGATCTTCTCGCGAGGGTCGCTCGACCATTTGATGGCGATCTGCGCATCGCGGCCGCCGATCGCCGCGGCCAGCTCCGGCGACAGCGCCGCGGCGGGGTCGCGCTCCGAGAAGCGAATGTCGAAACCGGCGTCCTCGCCGTCATATGTGCAGGGCAGATAGCCCTCGACGGCGAAAGGCGCGTAGTCGTGATCCAGCGCGACGCCGATCTTGGTCGCGTCGATCGCCTTTTGATGCGCGGCGCGATCCGGCAATTTGCCGCGCTCGATATAGAGAATATGCCGTCTGGCCATGGAAACATCCCGCTTCGCGCGCGTCTTGCGCGCGCACGCGCCAAGCAGGAAACATTCCAGCGATCCGCCGTCATCTGCGACGCCGCCACTGGTTCGCCACAGGCGCGGGCGATAGAATTGCGGCCATGATTCGCCCCTCTTTCCTTCCCCTCCTTCTCGCCGCCGGCCTCGGCCTCACTGTCGCGGCGCCGGCGCTCGCCAAAGAAAAGCCAGCGGCCGAGGATGCGGCCGCCGAAACCAAGGCCGATAAGAAGAAGCCCGCCAAATCGGAGGCAAAAAAGGCCGAGCCCGCCAAGCCGGGCGAAACAAAAAAGCCGGACGCCGCCAAAAAGCCCGTGGACGCGAAAAAAGCCGCCGAGGCGAAAAAGCCCGCCGATGCAAAAAAGGCCGCGGCCGCGGATGATTCCGAGGAGCCGGACGCCAAGCCCGCCAAGGACAAGAACGGCAAGCCCGCCAAAGGCGGCAAGGACCAGAACGGCAAGGATACGGGCGGCAAGGACGCCAAGGCGGCGGGCAAGGAGAAGCCGGCCGAGAAGGAGAAGCCCGGCGTCAAGACGCCGACCGCCATCGGCTCCTTTGGCGATTGGAACGCCATGACCGCGCATGGGCAGGGCAAGGACAAGACCTGCTATGCGCTCGCCGAGCCGAAAGATCGCCAGCCGGGGAAATTGCAGCGCGACAAGGCCTATGTCTTCATCTCGACGCGGCCCGCCGAAGGCGTGCGCAATGAGGTGGCGATCATCCTCGGCTTCGCGGCCAAGGACGGCGGCGCGGCCAGCGCCGACATCGACGGCGACAATTTCGAGCTCGTGACCAAAGGCTCCAACGCCTGGGTGAAAAACCCGGCGAAAGAGAAAGAATTCGTCGAGGCGTTGAAGAGCGGCACGAAGCTCGTCGTCAAGGCGCCCTCCGCCAAGGGCAATGTCACGACCGACACTTACTCGCTGAAGGGTCTCTCGGACGCGCTCGGCCGCGTGCAGAAGGAATGCCCGTAGAGGCAAGCAGTCGTTGCTCGAGCGCCCCCTCCCCGACCCTCCCCCGCTTTGCGGGAGAGGGGGAGGTTGCGCGTTTAATTCAAAGCTCGCGTCGCGTTTGCCGCTCCCCTCTCCCGCGTCAGCGGGGGAGGGTGAGGGAGGGGGCGCGCTCCGCGAGAATCGCGCGGCTCACTTCACGCCGACGACCATCGAATCCGGCCCCAGCAAATGCTCGACGCGCGTTTGCGAGAAGCCGGCCTCACGCATCCAGTCCTGGCAATCCGCGCCGGTGTAATCGAAGCCGCCGGGCGTTTCGATCAGCATGTTGAGGCTCATCAGCAGGCCGAAGGCGTTGGTCTTGCGCTCGTCGTCGATCAGCGCCTCATAGACGATGAGCGCCCCGCCCTTCGGCAGCGCCTCATAGGCCTTGGCGAGCAGCAGGCGCTTCTCCTCGAGATTCCAATCGTGAAGAATATGCCCCATGACGATGACGTCGACCTTGGGCAGCGCGTCCTTGAAGAAATCGCCCGGATAGAAGCGCAGCCGATCCGATAGGCCGTTCTGCGCGACGAAATCAACGAACACCGGCTGCGCCTGCGGCAGATCGAAACCGCCGCCGGAAAGATGCGGATGCGCGCGCGCGACCGTGACGGGAACCATGCCCTGCGCGCAGCCGACATCGATGAAGCTTTTGTAATCCTGCCACGGGAATTTCGCGGCGATGGCCTGCGCCGAACCGGCGCTTATGCCGCTCATCGCGGTAAGGAAGCCGCGCAGCTTTTGCGGATCGGCGTAGAGCGCGCCAAAGAAATCGCCTTCGCCCGCGTTCTCGCTCTGCGCGGCGCCGGTGCGCAACGCATCGGTGAGGCGGTTCCAGCTCGAGAACAAGCGGAGATTGGACATTTCCAATATCTGCCCGACATAGCTCGGCTTGGCGCGATCGAGGAAGAGGTCCGTCTCCGCCGTGTTGCGATAGAGGCCGTTCTCGCGCTCGAGCATTCCGAGCGCCACCAGCGCATCGAAGAAATCGCGCGCCGAACGCTCATGCAGGCCGAGGCGGGCGCGCAGCGTTTCGGCGTCGGCCGGGCCTTCCGCCAGGACGGTGAAGAGGCCGAGCTCGACCGCCGAGAGCAAGACTTTCGAGTTCCAAAACGCGAAGCCGAGACCGAGGATTTTTTCCGGGGAGAGAGTGCTCATTCTGTCCTCACGTTAAGAAGATCGATCTGGAATCTCGACATGCGTCTCCTTCTCCC
It encodes the following:
- a CDS encoding methyltransferase, whose translation is MSTLSPEKILGLGFAFWNSKVLLSAVELGLFTVLAEGPADAETLRARLGLHERSARDFFDALVALGMLERENGLYRNTAETDLFLDRAKPSYVGQILEMSNLRLFSSWNRLTDALRTGAAQSENAGEGDFFGALYADPQKLRGFLTAMSGISAGSAQAIAAKFPWQDYKSFIDVGCAQGMVPVTVARAHPHLSGGGFDLPQAQPVFVDFVAQNGLSDRLRFYPGDFFKDALPKVDVIVMGHILHDWNLEEKRLLLAKAYEALPKGGALIVYEALIDDERKTNAFGLLMSLNMLIETPGGFDYTGADCQDWMREAGFSQTRVEHLLGPDSMVVGVK
- a CDS encoding invasion associated locus B family protein; this translates as MIRPSFLPLLLAAGLGLTVAAPALAKEKPAAEDAAAETKADKKKPAKSEAKKAEPAKPGETKKPDAAKKPVDAKKAAEAKKPADAKKAAAADDSEEPDAKPAKDKNGKPAKGGKDQNGKDTGGKDAKAAGKEKPAEKEKPGVKTPTAIGSFGDWNAMTAHGQGKDKTCYALAEPKDRQPGKLQRDKAYVFISTRPAEGVRNEVAIILGFAAKDGGAASADIDGDNFELVTKGSNAWVKNPAKEKEFVEALKSGTKLVVKAPSAKGNVTTDTYSLKGLSDALGRVQKECP